A section of the Ogataea parapolymorpha DL-1 chromosome II, whole genome shotgun sequence genome encodes:
- a CDS encoding putative RING finger protein codes for MSRQPTLRDVLDTFLTGERAENQSSIINEYLESLRQQENSPEMMEALVRTILGPNGVLLQGEDKGIDDDFLDTLERVKISSIPKDKCCPICTNEFHQEEYPLIVELPCNSKHYFDLDCIGPWLKLNRTCPLCRVDVTQKKKIDISDSEEEQDLMYG; via the coding sequence ATGTCCCGCCAGCCTACATTGAGAGATGTGCTAGACACATTTTTGACCGGCGAGCGCGCAGAAAACCAGTCGTCCATAATCAATGAGTATCTGGAAAGTCTGCGGCAACAGGAAAACAGCCCGGAAATGATGGAGGCGTTGGTGAGAACAATACTGGGCCCCAACGGAGTTCTGCTCCAGGGCGAGGACAAAGGCATAGACGACGATTTTCTGGACACCCTTGAAAGAGTCAAAATCTCCAGCATTCCCAAGGACAAATGCTGTCCGATCTGCACCAACGAGTTCCATCAGGAGGAATATCCGTTGATAGTAGAGCTGCCGTGCAATTCCAAGCATTATTTCGATCTCGACTGCATCGGACCCTGGCTAAAGCTCAATAGGACGTGTCCCCTGTGCAGAGTGGACGTTacgcagaaaaaaaagatcgACATTTCCGACAGCGAGGAGGAACAGGATCTCATGTATGGCTAA
- a CDS encoding tRNA (cytidine(32)/guanosine(34)-2'-O)-methyltransferase, with amino-acid sequence MGKSSKDKRDVYYRKAKEEGWRARSAYKLLQLNEQFGLFNNIHRVVDLCAAPGSWSQVLSREIFKNERSDAQIVAVDLQPMAPIDDVVTLQADITDPRTLDKILHIFGGEKADFVCSDGAPDVTGLHDLDEYIQAQLVLCALRLATCLLKEGGTFVAKIFRGRDIDLLYSQLGFLFEKVVCAKPRASRGTSLESFIVCIGYRPREGWKPDLQPELSTEEFFQNMDIGRARLHEDLRVDYEERKVAPFVACGDLKTSYDSDASYSLDTKVTHSLDPVQMPTDPPYKRALEMKRQGQLRGK; translated from the coding sequence ATGGGAAAAAGCAGTAAGGATAAAAGAGACGTCTACTACagaaaggccaaggaggaggGCTGGCGAGCGCGTTCAGCGtacaagctgctgcagctgaACGAGCAGTTTGGActtttcaacaacatcCACCGCGTGGTGGATCTGTGTGCTGCTCCCGGGTCGTGGTCGCAAGTGTTGAGCCGTGAaatcttcaaaaatgagcGTTCCGACGCCCAGATAGTCGCTGTAGATCTCCAGCCAATGGCACCAATTGACGACGTTGTTACGCTGCAGGCAGACATCACCGATCCTCGCACACTGGACAAAATTCTCCATATCTTTGGCGGAGAGAAGGCCGACTTTGTGTGCTCTGACGGGGCTCCAGATGTGACTGGACTGCACGACCTGGACGAGTACATCCAGGCACAGCTAGTTCTGTGCGCTCTGCGTCTTGCTACCTGTTTATTGAAGGAAGGGGGGACATTTGTCGCCAAGATCTTCAGAGGCAGAGATATCGACCTTCTGTACAGTCAGCTGGGTTTTCTGTTCGAAAAAGTGGTTTGTGCCAAGCCACGGGCTTCGCGGGGCACGTCACTCGAGTCGTTCATCGTTTGCATCGGGTACAGGCCGAGAGAAGGATGGAAGCCCGATCTGCAACCAGAGCTGTCCACAGAGGAATTCTTCCAGAACATGGACATTGGCCGCGCCAGGTTGCACGAGGACCTGCGCGTGGACTACGAGGAACGCAAGGTAGCCCCATTTGTGGCCTGTGGAGACCTCAAAACTAGCTACGATTCGGACGCCTCTTACTCGCTGGACACCAAGGTGACGCATAGCCTGGACCCTGTGCAAATGCCCACGGACCCGCCTTACAAGCGCGCATTGGAGATGAAACGCCAGGGCCAGCTGCGTGGAAAATAA
- a CDS encoding 37S ribosomal protein S10, mitochondrial — translation MFKTATCLRAARRLFSSTASKCNLNRELDELAALKLQLTDLPKVSDDKLQKSQLVDTFKKYNPQVATKEEELPGTNRPLPINAELNYYAPLKHEVKYGHLKAEIVFKSFEPQNLEFIADFALRVAYYLGLPATGPLPMPKRTERWTVIKSPFAHAKVKENFERHTHGRVIKIWDSDNEVVDIMLSVLQKHSMWGVGMKCNMYVQEPLGMGNTMAKLPDGAKQVSDLASTLETLEGESQSPVAQKVAELLQDPIFAQHLDSRQQKTVREKLGKSEN, via the coding sequence ATGTTCAAGACGGCGACTTGCTTGCGCGCAGCGCGTCGCCTCTTTTCGTCTACCGCATCAAAATGCAATCTGAACCGCGAGCTAGACGAGCTCGCGGCTTTAAAATTGCAGTTGACGGATCTCCCAAAGGTGAGCGACGACAAGTTGCAGAAGTCGCAATTGGTGGACACATTTAAGAAATACAACCCGCAAGTCGCCACAAAGGAAGAGGAACTTCCGGGAACAAACAGACCGTTGCCTATCAACGCCGAGCTCAATTACTACGCCCCGCTGAAGCACGAGGTCAAGTACGGCCATCTCAAGGCAGAGATCGTGTTCAAGTCCTTTGAGCCACAAAACCTCGAGTTCATTGCAGACTTTGCGCTCAGAGTCGCTTACTATTTGGGGCTGCCAGCCACAGGACCGCTTCCGATGCCTAAAAGAACAGAAAGATGGACAGTTATCAAATCTCCGTTCGCTCACGCCAAGGTGAAAgagaattttgaaagaCATACGCATGGACGTGTTATTAAAATCTGGGACTCCGACAACGAGGTCGTCGATATCATGTTGAGCGTGCTCCAGAAGCACTCCATGTGGGGAGTCGGTATGAAGTGCAACATGTACGTCCAGGAGCCCTTGGGAATGGGCAACACCATGGCTAAGCTGCCGGACGGTGCCAAACAGGTGTCGGACCTTGCCTCGACCCTCGAAACGTTGGAGGGCGAGTCCCAGTCTCCAGTCGCTCAAAAGGTTgcagagctgctgcaagACCCGATTTTCGCCCAGCACCTGGACTCCAGACAGCAAAAGACCGTGAGAGAGAAATTGGGCAAGAGCGAAAATTGA
- a CDS encoding pre-mRNA-splicing factor ATP-dependent RNA helicase produces MIQEGQIYTGRVRSIKPFGAFISIRSEEKSKDGLCHISQISTRRLESPSEVLKTGQEVFVKVIKVQNDGKVSLSMRNIDQSKGIEILETETVEPRGQKRRQDPDLWELTQMNNAFGIKKIALMGNDGEDPYAEVDEVPEQDSEEEEVEIEVSKTVPSFLKGKNLKLDVDESALTVTKNPEGSMTRVAQYGSKFMSEAKTKKLERKKEEERIKRLEEKIRMNGDPLNQMTRPNINEIKKSAYEEWQRQSRNQSYGIRSNMSIKEQRESLPVYQKRDELLRLVQQNDFLIVVGETGSGKTTQITQYLAEEGYSTKGVIACTQPRRVAATSVAKRVAQEVGCRLGEEVGYTIRFEDCTSNKTIIKYMTDGMLQREVLVDPDLMKYSVIMLDEAHERTIATDVLFALLREAVIRRKGGLKLIVTSATLDSQKFSKYFENCPVFHIEGRTFPVKIFYTKEPELDYIQSSIETVLDVHTNNPPGDILVFLTGKEEIDTCCETLVEKMSLLRAEKPHVSELIVLPIYSSLPSEMQSRIFEPTPPGKRKVVLATNIAETSVTIDGIYYVIDPGYVKVNAYDPKLGMDSLIVQPISRAQADQRSGRAGRTGPGICYRLYTKNAYLNEMPANTVPEIQRQNLSYTILMLKAMGIDDVLGFNFMDRPKEQLILTALEELYILDALDENGVLTDFGKRMAFFPMEPLLSKTLIQSIEFKCSDEVITIIAMLSVPDIFYRPKEKRDEADRIKAKFHDYNGDHLTLLNVYNKWSDAENQRLWCQNNFIHEKSMRRAREVRRQLLKIFDNLDKRERQMESSVISCRGNWDLIRKAFVSGFFKNSAKRAATHDPEEGSYRTLVENTPVHIHPSSSLFRKHGVDYVIYHTLVLTNKEYMHCITKIDPKWLVMYAPRFFKTADLSQLSSKKKTEKLQPLFNRNDPKENWRLSKGRR; encoded by the coding sequence ATGATCCAGGAGGGTCAAATTTACACGGGGCGCGTGCGAAGCATCAAGCCTTTTGGAGCATTTATCTCTATAAGAAGCGAGGAAAAATCTAAAGACGGACTCTGTCACATTTCACAGATTTCGACTCGACGATTGGAATCCCCATCGGAGGTTTTAAAGACCGGACAAGAGGTTTTCGTCAAGGTGATAAAAGTCCAGAATGACGGAAAGGTCTCTCTTTCTATGAGAAACATTGACCAAAGCAAAGGCATCGAGATTCTAGAGACAGAAACGGTAGAGCCACGCGGACAGAAGCGAAGACAGGACCCAGATCTCTGGGAGCTAACACAGATGAACAATGCATTTGGTATCAAAAAGATTGCTTTGATGGGCAACGATGGCGAAGATCCATATGCTGAGGTGGATGAAGTTCCAGAACAGGATtcggaagaagaagaagtggAAATCGAGGTGTCAAAAACCGTGCCATCGTTCTTGAAGGGGAAGAATCTCAAATTGGACGTGGATGAGTCAGCTCTCACTGTTACCAAAAATCCAGAAGGCTCCATGACAAGAGTTGCCCAGTATGGATCGAAGTTTATGAGCGAGGCGAAGACAAAGAAGTTGGAGCGaaaaaaagaggaagagcgCATCAAGAGGTTAGAGGAAAAGATTAGGATGAATGGTGACCCTTTAAACCAAATGACGAGACCCAACATAaacgagatcaaaaagTCTGCATACGAAGAGTGGCAGCGCCAATCCAGAAACCAATCGTATGGAATCCGCTCTAACATGAGTATCAAGGAACAGCGAGAATCTTTACCCGtttatcaaaaaagagatgAACTTCTCCGGTTGGTGCAGCAGAACGATTTTCTCATCGTTGTTGGCGAAACAGGTTCCGGAAAGACCACCCAGATTACGCAGTATTTGGCAGAGGAGGGCTATTCCACCAAAGGGGTCATTGCGTGTACGCAGCCAAGGAGAGTTGCTGCAACCAGCGTGGCAAAAAGAGTTGCTCAAGAAGTCGGCTGTAGATTGGGCGAAGAGGTTGGTTACACTATTCGTTTTGAGGACTGCACGAGTAACAAGACCATAATCAAATATATGACCGATGGTATGTTGCAACGTGAAGTTCTGGTGGATCCAGACCTAATGAAGTACTCTGTGATCATGTTGGACGAAGCTCATGAGCGGACGATTGCTACAGATGTGCTTTTTGCGCTGTTACGGGAGGCCGTGATAAGACGCAAAGGTGGTCTCAAGCTCATAGTCACGTCTGCTACTCTGGATTCCCAgaaattttccaaatacTTTGAAAACTGTCCTGTTTTCCACATTGAGGGACGAACTTTTCCCGTCAAGATTTTCTACACAAAGGAGCCAGAACTCGACTACATCCAGTCTTCCATTGAAACTGTTTTAGACGTGCACACAAACAACCCCCCGGGCGACATTCTCGTGTTTCTGACCGGTAAAGAGGAAATTGATACTTGTTGTGAAACGCTGGTTGAAAAGATGAGTCTGCTACGTGCAGAAAAACCTCATGTCTCAGAGCTGATTGTTTTGCCAATCTATTCTTCGCTACCGTCAGAAATGCAGAGCCGCATCTTTGAGCCAACTCCGCCAGGAAAGCGCAAAGTTGTGCTTGCTACGAATATTGCCGAGACATCTGTTACGATCGATGGAATTTACTACGTTATTGATCCGGGATATGTCAAAGTCAACGCTTACGACCCAAAGCTGGGGATGGACTCATTAATTGTGCAGCCGATCTCTCGCGCTCAGGCAGATCAACGGTCTGGTCGAGCGGGAAGAACAGGGCCTGGTATTTGCTACCGTTTATATACAAAGAACGCATATCTGAACGAGATGCCAGCCAATACTGTTCCCGAAATTCAGCGTCAAAATCTGTCTTATACGATCTTGATGCTGAAGGCGATGGGCATCGACGATGTTCTTGGCTTCAACTTCATGGATAGACCGAAAGAGCAACTTATTCTCACCGcgctggaagagctgtACATTTTAGATGCGTTGGACGAAAATGGGGTCCTgacagattttggaaagcGGATGGCGTTTTTCCCGATGGAACCATTATTGTCAAAGACTCTGATCCAGTCAATTGAGTTCAAATGTTCGGATGAGGTCATCACCATCATTGCGATGCTTTCCGTGCCAGACATCTTTTATCGGCCAAAAGAGAAACGCGACGAAGCAGATCGCATAAAGGCTAAGTTCCACGATTATAATGGGGACCATCTGACTCTCTTGAACGTTTATAACAAATGGTCCGATGCCGAAAACCAGAGACTTTGGTGTCAAAACAATTTCATTCATGAAAAGTCAATGCGAAGAGCCAGAGAGGTGCGCAGGCAGCTACTGAAAATTTTTGACAATCTTGACAAGCGAGAGCGTCAGATGGAATCGTCTGTGATCAGTTGTCGTGGGAACTGGGATCTCATCCGCAAAGCTTTcgtttctggatttttcaaaaattcagCCAAACGCGCAGCAACACacgatccagaagaaggGTCCTACCGGACCCTTGTTGAGAACACTCCCGTGCACATCCATCCTTCGTCCTCACTTTTTAGGAAACATGGGGTGGACTATGTGATTTACCACACGCTTGTCCTGACTAATAAGGAATACATGCATTGTATCACCAAGATTGATCCGAAATGGCTGGTGATGTACGCTCCGCGCTTTTTCAAAACTGCCGATCTGTCGCAActgagctccaaaaagaaaacGGAGAAACTGCAGCCCTTGTTCAATAGAAATGACCCGAAGGAGAACTGGAGACTCAGCAAGGGTCGGCGTTGA
- a CDS encoding Cytosine deaminase, with amino-acid sequence MFDDEEGMKIAYEEALKGYEEGGIPIGSCLVHEDGTVLGRGHNMRIQKGSPTLHGEISCLENCGRLKAEVYAKCTLYTTLSPCSMCSGSALLFKIPRLVMGENVNFQGAEDWLQKNGVEVINLKNEKCEKLMAKFIEERPGDWYEDIGESEK; translated from the exons atgttCGACGATGAAGAAGGAATGAAAATTGCCTACGAGGAAGCCCTAAAAG GTTATGAGGAGGGAGGAATTCCTATTGGCTCCTGTCTGGTCCATGAGGATGGAACCGTTCTGGGACGGGGCCATAACATGCGGATCCAGAAGGGCTCACCAACTCTTCACGGAGAGATCTCTTGTCTTGAAAACTGTGGAAGACTCAAAGCCGAGGTCTATGCCAAGTGCACG CTCTACACAACGCTGTCTCCCTGCTCCATGTGTAGCGGCTCAGCTCTGCTATTCAAGATACCGAGACTTGTTATGGGTGAGAACGTCAACTTTCAGGGAGCTGAGGACTGGTTGCAGAAGAACGGAGTAGAAGTGATTAATCTAAAGAACGAGAAATGTGAAAAACTGATGGCCAAGTTTATCGAGGAGCGTCCTGGAGATTGGTACGAGGACATCGGAGAGAGTGAAAAATAG